The following are from one region of the Stigmatella ashevillena genome:
- a CDS encoding RCC1 domain-containing protein, with protein MHINRQAWVTRLLGIGLGLFLTVGCGQIPVEQAPLASRKMALGNDPASLLIAAGGAHSLAVRPDGSVWASGSNASGQLGDGTTAQRFVPVQVQGLSEVVAVAAGHGHSLAVRSDGTVWGWGHNASGQVGDGTTVNRSVPVQVPGLGPVLLVAAGETHSLALHANGTVWAWGHNASGQLGDGTTTHRSVPVQVQGLSEVVALAAGHNHSLAVLVDGTVWAWGGNAHGQLGDGTTLGRTVPVQVQALNDGVDVAAGAAHSLVVLSDGTVWAWGRNDAGQLGDRTTLDRTVPVQVYGVSGAAAVAAGEHHSLVLLANNTAWAWGLNTHGQLGDGTTTHRIQRVMVFGLSTVTAVATGLTHSLALLSDGTVRAWGSNETGQLGTGTTAYRPAPVLLQGSNPVTAVAAGKHHTLALRSGRIHAWGNNSSGQLGDGTLYHRTSSVLAQTPYPMKAVAAGGAHSLAVLSDGTVWSWGNNSHGQLGDGTTANRAVPAQIPGLFGVIAVAAGENHSLALHSSGSVLAWGNNSHGQSDNGASGPILTPQPVSGVYYVKAVAAGATHSLALSDDGSIWAWGNNTDGQLGNNGQPTFGNPVQVGLTGVATAIAAGGAHSLAVRSDGSLWGWGKNNFRQLGDLTTLTRPAPVMIQSWGMTAVAAGENHSLAVGPSGFVYGWGLNSSHQAGATSSVFISMPTQVPGISGITALAAGGVHSLAMYTNGTLWAWGLNAYGQIGDGGATQYAFAPKPSLLY; from the coding sequence GTGCACATCAATCGTCAAGCATGGGTCACCCGGCTCCTAGGTATCGGCCTTGGGCTTTTTCTGACCGTGGGATGTGGGCAGATCCCGGTGGAGCAGGCGCCGCTGGCCTCGCGCAAAATGGCTCTTGGGAACGACCCCGCGAGCCTTCTGATTGCCGCCGGGGGCGCCCACTCCCTGGCGGTGCGCCCGGACGGGTCGGTGTGGGCCTCGGGCAGCAACGCCTCGGGCCAGCTTGGGGATGGCACCACGGCCCAGCGCTTCGTGCCGGTGCAGGTGCAGGGCTTGAGCGAGGTGGTGGCCGTCGCGGCGGGTCACGGCCACTCCTTGGCGGTGCGCTCCGATGGTACCGTCTGGGGGTGGGGCCACAACGCCTCCGGCCAGGTGGGGGATGGCACCACCGTCAACCGCTCCGTGCCGGTGCAGGTCCCAGGCCTGGGCCCGGTGCTCCTCGTGGCCGCGGGTGAAACCCACTCGCTGGCACTGCACGCGAATGGCACCGTGTGGGCCTGGGGCCACAACGCCTCTGGCCAGCTCGGGGACGGCACCACCACCCACCGCTCCGTGCCGGTGCAGGTGCAGGGCCTGAGCGAAGTGGTGGCCCTGGCGGCGGGTCACAACCACTCGCTGGCGGTGCTCGTGGACGGCACTGTGTGGGCCTGGGGCGGCAATGCCCACGGCCAGCTGGGGGACGGCACCACCCTCGGCCGCACCGTCCCGGTCCAGGTCCAGGCTTTGAACGATGGGGTGGACGTGGCCGCGGGCGCCGCCCACTCGCTGGTGGTGCTGTCGGACGGCACCGTGTGGGCCTGGGGCCGCAATGATGCCGGCCAGTTGGGGGATCGCACCACCCTCGACCGCACTGTCCCGGTCCAGGTCTACGGCGTGAGCGGGGCGGCGGCCGTGGCGGCGGGTGAGCACCACTCGCTGGTGCTGCTCGCCAACAACACCGCGTGGGCATGGGGGCTCAACACGCATGGACAGTTGGGGGATGGCACCACCACCCACCGCATCCAACGCGTGATGGTCTTCGGATTGAGCACGGTGACAGCCGTGGCGACAGGGCTCACCCACTCGCTCGCGCTGCTCTCGGACGGCACCGTGCGGGCCTGGGGCTCCAACGAGACGGGACAACTGGGAACGGGGACCACGGCCTACCGGCCGGCGCCGGTGCTGCTCCAGGGCTCGAACCCGGTGACGGCCGTGGCCGCGGGCAAGCACCACACGCTGGCCTTGCGCAGCGGCAGGATCCACGCCTGGGGCAACAACTCCTCCGGGCAGTTGGGAGACGGCACCCTTTACCACCGCACGTCCTCGGTGCTGGCCCAGACGCCGTACCCGATGAAGGCCGTGGCCGCGGGCGGCGCCCATTCGCTGGCGGTGCTCTCGGACGGTACCGTGTGGTCCTGGGGAAACAACTCCCATGGCCAATTGGGAGATGGCACCACGGCGAACCGCGCCGTTCCGGCGCAAATCCCGGGCTTGTTCGGTGTGATTGCCGTGGCGGCGGGCGAGAATCACTCGCTGGCCTTGCACTCGAGCGGCTCCGTTCTGGCCTGGGGGAACAATTCCCATGGCCAGTCGGACAATGGTGCCTCGGGCCCCATCCTCACCCCGCAGCCTGTGTCCGGCGTGTACTATGTGAAGGCCGTGGCGGCAGGCGCCACCCACTCGCTGGCGCTGAGTGACGACGGCAGCATTTGGGCTTGGGGCAACAACACGGACGGCCAGTTGGGAAATAACGGCCAGCCCACCTTCGGGAATCCGGTGCAAGTGGGGTTGACGGGCGTGGCCACCGCGATCGCGGCGGGAGGTGCCCATTCGCTGGCGGTGCGCTCCGATGGCTCTCTGTGGGGCTGGGGGAAGAACAACTTCAGACAACTGGGGGATCTCACCACGCTCACCCGCCCGGCGCCCGTGATGATCCAATCCTGGGGGATGACGGCCGTGGCGGCGGGCGAAAACCACTCGCTGGCGGTGGGCCCGAGCGGCTTCGTGTATGGCTGGGGCCTGAACTCCTCCCATCAGGCCGGAGCCACCTCCTCGGTCTTCATCTCGATGCCGACGCAGGTACCAGGAATCAGTGGGATCACCGCCCTGGCCGCGGGCGGTGTCCACTCGCTGGCGATGTACACGAACGGCACCCTCTGGGCCTGGGGTCTGAATGCCTACGGCCAGATCGGCGATGGCGGCGCCACCCAGTACGCCTTCGCCCCCAAGCCCTCCTTGCTGTATTGA
- a CDS encoding ankyrin repeat domain-containing protein, giving the protein MSAKSNGDATQALLTLCGDKARWKKELTAEAVKKAVAEGADVNARDQNGLTALHLAVQGPSAKSDPLPIIDVVRALIDAGSDVNARDNFQQPPLLHAVPSETSQAYEGQALEIVRMLREAGGTLPSDVKDGFSGAFKTTTEALYREILDAGAAIDARDPQGKTPLHSSATLGWPTSARLLLERGAEVNALDALGRTPLGVALRTKEEPWVAHNKRTPGFNAVISALEAAGGKASIPFPHDSTDPFAPFPIDEAALAKALAGKKLSFKHAVSSAQEVATGLHSFGDPSDALGKLEALSDALEVEKRKVRLKGPLELRRAFFHHGDLEVDGDLTIQKPFAVTGDVIVHGVVWDAGNDSLVNILGDLKCHALFTDGEFSVRGDIEARDVVLGYYNDHVLSADTIRARVVIEDDHAVDATIEAEHHFDIDTYAQGHGDGVADDLRAIFVDPVFEGAEETAEEEESDEEEETPYLDKGALFDRISKGLPVFRKDTKK; this is encoded by the coding sequence ATGTCGGCGAAGTCGAACGGTGATGCGACCCAGGCCCTGCTCACGCTGTGCGGAGACAAGGCCCGCTGGAAGAAAGAACTGACCGCAGAGGCCGTGAAGAAGGCCGTCGCCGAAGGCGCGGACGTGAACGCGCGCGACCAGAATGGCCTGACGGCCCTGCATCTCGCGGTGCAGGGGCCCTCCGCGAAGAGCGATCCGCTCCCCATCATTGACGTGGTGCGGGCGCTCATCGATGCGGGCTCGGACGTGAACGCGCGCGACAACTTCCAGCAGCCCCCGTTGCTGCACGCCGTTCCCTCGGAGACCTCTCAGGCCTACGAGGGCCAGGCCCTGGAAATCGTCCGCATGCTGCGCGAGGCCGGAGGCACGTTGCCCTCGGACGTGAAGGACGGGTTCAGCGGCGCGTTCAAGACGACGACCGAGGCGCTCTACCGGGAGATTCTCGACGCGGGCGCGGCCATCGATGCGAGGGACCCCCAGGGGAAGACGCCGCTTCACTCCTCGGCGACCCTCGGCTGGCCGACCAGCGCCAGGTTGCTGCTCGAACGCGGAGCCGAGGTGAATGCGCTCGACGCGTTGGGCCGCACGCCGCTGGGTGTGGCACTGCGCACGAAGGAGGAGCCCTGGGTCGCGCACAACAAGCGCACGCCCGGCTTCAACGCCGTCATCAGCGCGCTGGAGGCCGCCGGAGGCAAGGCGAGCATTCCCTTCCCTCATGACAGCACGGACCCGTTCGCGCCCTTCCCCATCGACGAGGCCGCGCTGGCGAAGGCGCTTGCGGGCAAGAAGCTCTCGTTCAAGCACGCGGTGAGCTCGGCGCAGGAAGTGGCCACGGGGTTGCACAGCTTCGGTGATCCGAGCGATGCGCTGGGCAAGCTCGAGGCCTTGAGTGACGCGCTCGAAGTGGAGAAGCGGAAGGTTCGGCTGAAGGGCCCGCTGGAGCTGCGGCGCGCCTTCTTCCACCACGGAGACCTGGAGGTGGACGGCGACCTGACAATCCAGAAGCCGTTCGCGGTGACGGGGGATGTCATCGTGCACGGCGTGGTGTGGGACGCCGGAAATGACTCGCTCGTGAACATCCTGGGCGACCTGAAGTGCCATGCGCTCTTCACTGACGGAGAGTTCAGCGTCAGGGGTGACATCGAGGCGCGCGACGTGGTGCTCGGCTACTACAACGACCATGTCCTGAGCGCGGACACCATCCGGGCCAGGGTCGTCATCGAGGATGACCACGCCGTCGATGCCACCATCGAGGCCGAGCACCACTTCGACATCGACACGTACGCCCAGGGCCATGGCGATGGCGTGGCCGATGACCTCCGCGCCATCTTCGTCGACCCGGTGTTCGAGGGCGCTGAAGAGACGGCCGAGGAAGAAGAGTCGGACGAGGAGGAAGAGACGCCGTACCTCGACAAGGGCGCGCTCTTCGACCGCATCAGCAAGGGGCTGCCCGTCTTCCGCAAGGACACGAAGAAGTAG
- a CDS encoding helix-turn-helix domain-containing protein, producing the protein MPIRITLDEVLARKGLKAKQLAEQIGVSQTHLSLFRSGKVRGVRFSTLSKLCMALGCEPGDLIQYDPDPGDLLTVDEE; encoded by the coding sequence ATGCCGATTCGAATCACGCTGGACGAGGTGCTCGCCAGAAAGGGCCTGAAGGCGAAGCAGCTCGCCGAGCAGATCGGCGTGAGCCAGACGCACCTGTCCTTGTTCCGCTCGGGCAAGGTGCGCGGCGTCCGGTTCTCGACCCTGTCCAAGTTGTGCATGGCCCTCGGATGTGAGCCGGGCGACCTCATCCAGTACGACCCGGACCCTGGGGACCTGCTCACCGTCGACGAGGAGTAG
- a CDS encoding DUF2975 domain-containing protein, translating into MTSKTMTARIRTRSGRLCRAMTLLVALLSVLLVLERFSAVTLALYRDGGAEPARRLAQQGVAAIPEVFYLLALWWIRQALAAFARGEFYTPTLTRALSRVGVMLATGALLGVFIVPSVMRVLGFEPGYVIAYDVGGLVLGAVGLALTLLANVLTHAFALQSELEEIF; encoded by the coding sequence ATGACCTCGAAAACGATGACGGCGCGAATCCGGACCCGCAGCGGGCGACTGTGCCGCGCGATGACGCTGCTGGTGGCGCTGCTGTCGGTGTTGCTGGTGCTGGAGCGGTTCTCCGCCGTCACGCTCGCGCTCTACCGGGACGGCGGCGCGGAACCGGCGCGCCGGCTGGCCCAGCAGGGCGTGGCGGCCATTCCCGAGGTCTTCTATCTGCTGGCGCTGTGGTGGATTCGACAGGCGTTGGCGGCGTTCGCGCGCGGGGAGTTCTACACGCCGACGCTCACCCGGGCCTTGAGTCGAGTCGGGGTCATGCTGGCGACCGGCGCGTTGCTCGGCGTGTTCATCGTCCCGAGCGTGATGCGAGTGCTCGGCTTCGAGCCGGGCTATGTCATCGCCTATGACGTGGGAGGACTCGTGCTGGGCGCGGTCGGTCTCGCGCTGACGCTCCTCGCCAACGTCCTGACGCATGCCTTCGCTCTGCAGAGCGAGCTCGAAGAGATCTTCTGA
- a CDS encoding ABC transporter ATP-binding protein, with product MHCIEVGGLVHRYAGDTVLRGIDLQVPRGSIYGFLGPNGAGKTTTLRLMLGLLRKQQGTLRVFGRSFDEHRIEILRKVGALIESPSLYDHLTAVENLELLRRVHQCPRRRIQEVLALVDLAGTGGKATRQFSLGMKQRLSIAMALLHSPELLILDEPTNGLDPNGIIEMREFLKRLNREHGITLLISSHLLAEIERLVTDVGIISQGTMRFQGTMGELKQQRHRALAVTLRTRDDGKALRLLTEQGLAVRAEEGQLVLPRSSDGEVAAVNRCLVSHGLDVYELNVARNDLESIFMELIEGVA from the coding sequence ATGCACTGCATCGAAGTGGGTGGGCTGGTCCATCGCTACGCGGGGGACACCGTCCTGCGCGGCATCGACCTCCAGGTGCCTCGCGGGAGCATCTATGGATTCCTGGGCCCGAATGGCGCCGGGAAGACCACGACGCTGCGGCTGATGCTGGGCCTGTTGCGCAAGCAGCAGGGCACCCTCCGCGTCTTCGGGCGAAGCTTCGACGAACATCGCATCGAGATTCTGCGCAAGGTCGGCGCGCTCATCGAGAGCCCGTCGCTCTACGACCATCTCACGGCGGTCGAGAACCTGGAGCTGCTGCGGCGAGTCCACCAATGTCCCCGACGACGCATCCAGGAGGTTCTGGCGCTCGTGGACCTGGCCGGCACGGGAGGAAAAGCCACCCGCCAGTTCTCGCTGGGCATGAAGCAGCGGTTGAGCATCGCCATGGCGCTGCTGCACAGCCCCGAGCTGCTCATCCTGGATGAGCCCACCAACGGGCTGGATCCGAACGGAATCATCGAGATGCGCGAGTTCCTCAAGCGGCTGAACCGGGAGCACGGCATCACCCTCCTGATATCGAGCCACCTCCTCGCGGAGATCGAACGGCTGGTGACCGATGTCGGAATCATCAGCCAGGGAACGATGCGGTTCCAGGGCACGATGGGCGAGCTGAAGCAGCAGCGGCACCGTGCGCTCGCCGTCACCCTGCGCACCCGTGATGACGGCAAGGCCCTGCGGCTCCTCACGGAGCAAGGCCTCGCCGTCCGAGCGGAGGAGGGGCAGCTCGTCCTGCCTCGGTCCTCCGATGGAGAGGTGGCCGCGGTGAACCGGTGCCTCGTGAGCCATGGTCTGGATGTCTACGAACTCAACGTGGCCCGGAATGACCTCGAGTCCATCTTCATGGAGCTGATTGAAGGTGTCGCGTGA
- a CDS encoding ABC transporter permease, producing MNLSFVHGLQSEWLKQRKSFASWMVVLGAFFTPVVIIVARLLHREALPTLYSQEDFWSLLWRNSWESAAIFFLPMGGILATTLMAQIEYKNNTWKLVHVLPLSLATLYFSKLAIVLVTLVRFFLLFNLGIYLSAILPPLLVSGVPYPKGPIPFMRFLGENLLFFVDCLPIVALQYLISVRSRNFLAPIGFGFLLWVGTLAALSWRWNFLSPYAYTMIDYLRAGNSGKVSLPAVDIHLMASGYFLLFTVAGYWLFATRKEKG from the coding sequence GTGAACCTAAGCTTCGTCCACGGCCTTCAGAGTGAGTGGCTCAAGCAGCGCAAGAGCTTCGCCTCCTGGATGGTGGTCTTGGGGGCGTTCTTCACGCCGGTGGTCATCATCGTGGCCCGGCTGCTTCATCGCGAAGCGCTGCCGACCCTCTACTCCCAGGAGGACTTCTGGTCCCTGCTCTGGAGGAACTCGTGGGAGTCGGCGGCCATCTTCTTCCTGCCGATGGGGGGAATCCTGGCGACGACGCTGATGGCGCAGATTGAATACAAGAACAACACCTGGAAGCTGGTCCACGTGTTGCCGCTCAGCCTCGCGACCCTCTACTTCTCCAAGCTCGCCATCGTCCTGGTGACGCTCGTGCGGTTCTTCCTGCTGTTCAATCTCGGCATCTATCTGTCGGCCATCCTCCCGCCCCTGCTCGTGTCGGGCGTCCCGTATCCGAAGGGCCCCATTCCCTTCATGCGGTTCCTCGGGGAGAACCTGCTGTTCTTCGTGGACTGCCTGCCCATCGTGGCGCTGCAGTACCTCATCAGCGTGCGCTCTCGGAACTTTCTCGCGCCGATTGGCTTTGGGTTCCTGCTCTGGGTCGGGACGCTGGCCGCGTTGTCCTGGCGGTGGAACTTCCTGAGTCCCTACGCCTACACGATGATTGACTACCTGCGGGCGGGGAACAGCGGCAAGGTCTCCCTCCCCGCCGTCGACATCCACCTGATGGCCAGCGGGTATTTTCTCCTCTTCACCGTCGCCGGCTACTGGCTCTTCGCGACCCGGAAGGAGAAGGGCTGA
- a CDS encoding alpha/beta fold hydrolase has product MKHPTFAAVAAVWCALVLGGPSHASEQGTATREDEFIGCPDAKVDAALAGSLCARFSAPLDYADPSRERIELFVRKFPAPGRSAGQVWLVAGGPGESGASFYPLLKTLRAAFPGYDLLVPDHRGTGFSSRLCQKEEAADSAGGAALQDAEWVTCFEALESDSKRTRAFSISHAAHDLRALMNRYSAGRATWLYGVSYGTQLVLRTMTVAPPRRLDGIVLDSLVPPETTEQWDLSHRSAIVDEVGRRVLAHCDADPSCRARLEGSAVAAMQGLIDDPKLSALVPGGRPKLFFGSLLDSPELRARIPLVLSGLKGGDLEPLRQVQHDLEALSAQFGGLPQSSISIPLVSVISASENNARPGLTKAQVEAEAAQFLFVSSLPGQLVGRTSLAYPRDEWFGRLPAALPPVLVLQGDMDPKTPHAGALAHLRLLPKAAGVNLFTVKGGPHFLLFTAPDCFSAAVSAFIQKRRAPRTACSI; this is encoded by the coding sequence ATGAAACATCCCACTTTCGCGGCCGTGGCCGCCGTCTGGTGCGCCCTCGTCTTGGGCGGTCCTTCGCACGCGTCCGAGCAGGGCACGGCGACCCGTGAAGATGAGTTCATCGGTTGCCCGGACGCGAAGGTGGATGCCGCCCTTGCCGGTTCCCTCTGCGCTCGCTTCAGCGCTCCGTTGGACTACGCGGATCCGAGCCGTGAGCGGATCGAGCTTTTCGTCCGCAAGTTCCCGGCTCCGGGGCGATCGGCCGGGCAGGTCTGGCTCGTGGCGGGTGGGCCCGGCGAGTCAGGGGCCTCGTTCTACCCCCTCCTGAAGACCCTGCGGGCCGCCTTCCCAGGATATGACTTGCTGGTGCCCGATCATCGCGGAACCGGGTTCTCGAGCCGACTCTGCCAGAAGGAGGAGGCCGCCGACAGTGCTGGTGGCGCCGCGCTTCAAGACGCAGAGTGGGTGACATGCTTCGAGGCGCTGGAGTCTGATTCCAAGCGCACCCGCGCCTTCTCCATCTCCCATGCCGCCCACGACCTGCGCGCGCTGATGAATCGCTACTCGGCCGGCCGGGCGACCTGGCTCTATGGGGTCTCCTACGGCACGCAACTGGTCTTGCGCACGATGACGGTCGCCCCGCCGCGGCGCCTCGATGGGATCGTGCTCGATTCCCTTGTTCCTCCGGAAACGACCGAGCAATGGGACCTCAGCCATCGATCGGCCATCGTCGACGAGGTCGGCCGCAGGGTTCTCGCGCATTGCGACGCGGACCCGAGCTGCCGCGCTCGTCTCGAGGGCTCGGCGGTCGCCGCCATGCAGGGGCTCATCGACGATCCCAAGTTGTCTGCTTTGGTCCCCGGGGGACGGCCGAAACTCTTCTTCGGCTCGCTGCTGGATAGCCCGGAGCTGCGGGCGCGGATTCCCCTCGTCCTCTCGGGCCTCAAGGGCGGTGACCTCGAGCCGTTGCGGCAGGTCCAACATGACTTGGAGGCACTGAGCGCCCAGTTCGGCGGCCTCCCGCAGTCGTCGATTTCCATCCCGCTCGTCAGCGTGATCAGCGCATCCGAGAACAATGCCCGGCCAGGCCTCACCAAGGCCCAGGTGGAAGCCGAAGCCGCCCAGTTCCTGTTCGTCAGCAGCCTACCGGGCCAGCTCGTGGGTCGAACGTCACTGGCCTATCCGCGCGACGAGTGGTTCGGCCGACTGCCCGCCGCTCTTCCGCCGGTTCTGGTTCTTCAGGGAGACATGGACCCCAAGACGCCCCATGCTGGCGCCCTGGCCCATCTCCGCCTCCTGCCTAAAGCCGCTGGCGTCAACCTGTTCACCGTCAAGGGTGGGCCGCACTTCCTGCTCTTCACGGCGCCTGATTGCTTCTCGGCCGCGGTGAGCGCCTTCATCCAGAAGCGGCGAGCGCCTCGTACGGCTTGCTCGATTTGA
- a CDS encoding DUF2381 family protein encodes MFQPLRLSLALALLWGAAARAEPAPGGRIERTRTVTVASGPAEPLPEVHVAGDQPTLLFFPAPIQTKTLTFDESRIRVLDTGALSVIVQAVTDLKEGERHELGVFFADGRAPYRAAFVLVTDPTEVDTRIDMKRPDPPAAPCSSEAQPRVPLPEDFVLLGYVGDKGVSVVRIKDVKDEAQGLTATKGKLYLGNGWALVSVLIGNHTKQPKWTPRAATFTRPMGPPLRARLVMEGDGLTEPRGVVQALAVVDMPKLNADTPFTLELRGEDGRSLKIPDVRFPKAVMKRIQ; translated from the coding sequence TTGTTCCAACCGCTTAGATTGTCCCTGGCGCTCGCGCTACTATGGGGGGCTGCGGCACGGGCCGAGCCCGCGCCTGGAGGGCGCATCGAGCGCACGCGGACTGTCACCGTCGCGAGCGGCCCCGCCGAGCCGCTTCCCGAGGTTCACGTCGCGGGGGATCAGCCGACGCTGCTCTTCTTCCCAGCGCCTATCCAGACGAAGACCCTCACCTTCGATGAGTCCCGGATCCGCGTGCTGGACACGGGAGCACTCTCGGTGATCGTCCAAGCCGTGACGGACCTGAAGGAAGGCGAGCGCCACGAGCTCGGGGTCTTCTTCGCCGATGGAAGGGCGCCGTATCGGGCCGCCTTCGTTCTCGTGACAGACCCCACCGAAGTGGACACCCGGATCGACATGAAGCGCCCTGATCCGCCCGCCGCGCCTTGTTCGAGCGAAGCTCAGCCCCGGGTGCCGCTCCCGGAGGATTTCGTGTTGCTTGGGTACGTGGGAGATAAGGGCGTATCGGTCGTGCGCATCAAGGATGTCAAAGATGAGGCGCAGGGCCTTACAGCAACCAAGGGTAAATTGTATCTCGGAAATGGCTGGGCTTTGGTTTCGGTGCTGATCGGCAATCACACCAAGCAGCCCAAGTGGACACCGCGAGCGGCAACGTTTACGAGGCCCATGGGGCCGCCGCTTCGAGCGCGTCTGGTGATGGAAGGTGACGGCTTGACCGAGCCGAGAGGAGTTGTGCAAGCGCTTGCCGTGGTGGACATGCCAAAGTTGAACGCGGACACCCCCTTCACGCTGGAGTTACGCGGCGAAGATGGCCGTAGCCTCAAGATTCCAGACGTGCGGTTTCCGAAAGCTGTGATGAAGAGGATTCAATGA
- a CDS encoding serine/threonine protein kinase, which translates to MTANLLRLPSGAIVDGWHVSRELGNGGFAVVYLVEKNGKPYALKVARHREASGDDKQTHARMVRETTTLLMLNHPNIIRPQGHGYAETGNMYVALEYVDGWTLAEWKERKHPTIHEILRVFVTLASALSYMHERGVLHRDLKLVNVLIRKSDGEPVIIDFGCATYSLAEDLTEEGLPPGTERFRAPEQFSFLREHKNEHRARYAFKVADEIFALGVMLYDLLTDPRPTENNRRKILNDPLLPHPSAFRVNPRIPEPLSDLVETMISRDPSKRPVDTEALSRELKEHLESSGAEYMLPAHAPSEQWPSGALAAGVAPAAALSDPPLRKRVSRALAAGAAVAVALASTVAFWRVSGDLPAPLPDHSPPPMTSPPDMSLPSPAPMVIPPATDAVQKEGSTVKMDTPEVSAQGRPQRVQKRLSAGECAAMSLVVALAAGCPGSQIRPESFTCPAGAVGAMEDDLHWKDDDGFLLVLDDRHDGEETIWFTPGSDVVGVVPKVKGLPRRQLEVAPPGTRFYGKAYYLSDKMGRADGPALVIRYDRVKLPGQDERPVCFVVETPSYGFKDGRVQAANESAGDVVDRWP; encoded by the coding sequence ATGACAGCAAATCTGCTACGGCTGCCATCTGGCGCCATTGTTGACGGCTGGCACGTTTCAAGAGAACTCGGCAATGGCGGCTTCGCCGTCGTCTACTTGGTGGAGAAAAACGGCAAGCCCTACGCGCTCAAGGTGGCGCGGCACCGCGAAGCCAGCGGGGACGACAAGCAGACGCATGCCCGGATGGTGCGTGAGACCACAACACTTCTCATGCTTAACCATCCCAACATCATCCGGCCGCAGGGGCATGGATACGCAGAAACGGGTAATATGTATGTTGCACTTGAATACGTGGATGGCTGGACGCTGGCGGAGTGGAAGGAACGCAAGCACCCTACCATCCACGAGATCCTGCGGGTGTTCGTCACGCTCGCTTCCGCGCTGTCGTATATGCATGAGCGGGGCGTGCTTCATCGGGATTTGAAGTTGGTCAACGTCCTGATCCGGAAGAGCGACGGGGAGCCCGTGATCATCGACTTTGGCTGCGCGACCTACTCACTGGCCGAAGACCTCACGGAAGAAGGGTTGCCACCGGGAACAGAGCGCTTCCGAGCACCTGAGCAGTTCAGTTTTCTGCGCGAGCACAAGAACGAGCACCGGGCGCGGTATGCCTTCAAGGTGGCCGACGAAATCTTCGCGTTGGGAGTCATGCTCTATGACTTGCTGACGGACCCGCGACCGACTGAGAACAACCGGCGCAAGATCTTGAATGATCCGCTTCTGCCGCATCCATCAGCATTCAGGGTGAACCCTCGGATCCCTGAGCCGCTCAGCGACTTGGTAGAGACGATGATTTCCCGGGACCCCTCCAAGCGCCCGGTTGATACCGAAGCCCTCAGCCGCGAGCTGAAAGAGCACCTTGAAAGTTCGGGGGCCGAGTACATGCTGCCCGCCCATGCTCCGTCGGAACAGTGGCCGTCTGGGGCACTTGCAGCCGGGGTGGCTCCTGCGGCAGCCCTGAGCGACCCCCCACTGCGCAAGAGGGTCTCAAGGGCGCTCGCCGCAGGCGCTGCCGTGGCCGTTGCCCTGGCTTCCACTGTGGCCTTCTGGCGCGTTTCTGGAGACCTTCCCGCCCCGCTTCCGGACCATTCCCCACCGCCGATGACATCTCCCCCTGATATGTCCCTCCCGAGCCCCGCGCCGATGGTTATCCCCCCGGCGACGGACGCTGTTCAGAAGGAAGGTTCAACCGTGAAGATGGATACACCTGAAGTCTCGGCCCAAGGACGACCCCAGCGCGTACAGAAGAGGCTGAGTGCTGGCGAATGCGCCGCGATGTCGCTCGTCGTAGCCCTGGCGGCTGGCTGCCCCGGCTCCCAGATTCGGCCCGAGTCCTTCACCTGTCCGGCCGGTGCCGTAGGTGCCATGGAAGACGACCTTCATTGGAAGGATGACGACGGTTTCTTGCTCGTTCTCGACGACCGGCACGACGGCGAGGAAACGATCTGGTTTACCCCCGGCTCCGATGTTGTGGGGGTTGTCCCGAAGGTGAAGGGCCTCCCTCGGAGGCAGCTCGAAGTGGCCCCCCCCGGGACACGATTCTACGGCAAGGCTTACTACCTCTCCGACAAGATGGGCCGAGCGGACGGGCCGGCGCTGGTCATTCGGTATGACCGCGTGAAGCTCCCTGGACAGGATGAAAGACCTGTCTGCTTCGTGGTGGAGACCCCCTCCTACGGATTCAAGGACGGCCGCGTGCAGGCTGCCAATGAAAGCGCGGGTGATGTCGTGGACCGCTGGCCCTGA